One segment of Mycolicibacterium baixiangningiae DNA contains the following:
- a CDS encoding DUF2563 family protein has product MGAGFSRSAGEIVRRGAGRFAATQMTNGIFGDFDTANEFEAALRRADEAQTTTMQEHHARLSDLSEKASAGAAAFLAQDETSASHVSSVRRELACGWPSGSIFGRRSAHWVRRRRSLCQLPSKAWRFSR; this is encoded by the coding sequence ATGGGTGCTGGCTTCTCGAGAAGCGCGGGCGAGATCGTCCGCCGAGGCGCGGGGCGGTTTGCAGCAACACAGATGACAAATGGCATCTTCGGCGATTTCGATACCGCAAACGAGTTCGAAGCCGCATTGCGCCGCGCAGACGAAGCACAAACGACCACCATGCAAGAGCACCACGCGAGATTGAGCGACCTGTCTGAAAAGGCGAGTGCAGGTGCCGCAGCCTTCCTCGCACAGGATGAGACGAGCGCGTCACATGTCAGCTCCGTGCGCAGAGAGCTCGCCTGCGGATGGCCCTCGGGCTCAATATTTGGACGTCGGTCAGCTCACTGGGTCCGCCGGCGGCGATCCCTGTGCCAGTTGCCAAGTAAGGCTTGGAGATTCAGCCGATGA
- a CDS encoding cytochrome P450 has protein sequence MGASGHRLTGVRAATALADLGSASIAAGVIARRRPAVRALETVQADARAVRRMQLLREEFGAGPVELVLPGRRMVVVLDPTDVGRVLAEAPDPFHPANREKRKALEWFQPHGVLISQGPIRQQRRVLNDSALDSGAEMHRLAGAFADVITSEARELVDTVTVRGSMDANQFMAAWWRIVRRVALGDRARDDEEITDALLRLRRAGNWSFLSLPHYRKRAKFLERLYDYVEDPQIGTLAAAVADVPTRGAVDPVGQLPQWLFAFDAAGMAQLRALAALATHPNAMVRAIEDSAQPDQLRLRPFLRSSILESVRLWPTTPTILRDTTADTTWRDGAVTIEKGAGVMIVTPAFHRDPQLLPFAHDFVPDIWLDGRARSYPQLVPFSAGPAECPGRNLVLFATSTLLANLLNALDFRLSSTPQLSPEEPLPVTFNQYGVEFTVQPVTSSAGSLS, from the coding sequence ATGGGAGCGAGTGGGCATCGACTGACCGGGGTGCGGGCGGCCACGGCGCTGGCCGATCTTGGTTCGGCATCGATCGCCGCCGGCGTGATCGCCCGGCGCCGGCCCGCTGTGCGGGCGCTGGAGACCGTGCAGGCCGACGCCAGGGCGGTCCGTCGGATGCAGTTGCTCCGAGAGGAATTCGGCGCCGGACCCGTTGAGCTGGTACTCCCCGGCCGGCGCATGGTGGTCGTGCTCGACCCGACAGACGTGGGCCGGGTGCTCGCCGAAGCGCCCGACCCGTTCCACCCCGCCAACCGTGAGAAGCGCAAGGCGCTCGAATGGTTCCAGCCGCACGGTGTGCTGATCTCCCAGGGACCCATTCGTCAGCAGCGGCGCGTCCTCAATGACTCGGCGCTGGACTCCGGCGCCGAGATGCACCGGCTCGCCGGCGCCTTCGCCGACGTGATCACCAGCGAGGCGCGCGAGCTGGTGGACACGGTGACGGTCCGCGGCAGCATGGACGCCAACCAGTTCATGGCCGCGTGGTGGCGGATCGTGCGCAGAGTGGCCCTCGGCGATCGCGCCCGGGACGACGAGGAGATCACCGATGCGCTCCTGCGACTGCGCAGGGCCGGTAACTGGTCGTTCCTGTCGCTGCCGCACTACCGCAAACGCGCTAAGTTCCTGGAGCGGCTCTACGACTATGTGGAGGATCCGCAGATCGGAACGCTGGCCGCCGCGGTGGCAGACGTGCCCACCCGCGGCGCCGTCGACCCGGTGGGCCAGCTGCCGCAGTGGCTGTTCGCGTTCGACGCGGCGGGGATGGCGCAGCTGCGGGCGCTGGCCGCGCTGGCCACCCACCCCAACGCGATGGTCAGGGCCATCGAGGATTCGGCTCAGCCCGATCAGCTGCGGTTGCGGCCGTTCCTGCGGTCATCGATCCTCGAATCGGTGCGGTTGTGGCCGACGACGCCGACGATCCTGCGGGATACGACCGCGGACACGACATGGCGCGACGGTGCGGTCACCATCGAGAAGGGCGCCGGAGTGATGATCGTGACGCCGGCCTTCCACCGCGACCCGCAGTTGCTGCCGTTCGCGCACGACTTCGTGCCGGACATCTGGCTCGACGGACGTGCCCGGTCCTATCCGCAGCTGGTGCCGTTCTCGGCGGGTCCGGCCGAATGCCCCGGGCGCAACCTGGTGCTGTTCGCGACGAGCACGCTGCTGGCGAACCTGTTGAACGCGTTGGACTTCCGCTTGTCGTCGACGCCGCAGCTGTCACCGGAGGAGCCGCTGCCGGTGACCTTCAACCAGTACGGCGTGGAATTCACGGTTCAGCCGGTGACGTCGTCGGCAGGGTCGCTGTCGTGA